From Streptomyces sp. HUAS MG91, the proteins below share one genomic window:
- the tkt gene encoding transketolase, which yields MSTKPTTTDLEWTDVDQRAVDTARVLAADAVQKVGNGHPGTAMSLAPVAYTLFQKVMRHDPADADWVGRDRFVLSAGHSSLTLYIQLYLAGFGLELDDLKAFRTWGSKTPGHPEYGHTTGVETTTGPLGQGVANAVGMAMAARYERGLFDPEAAAGTSPFDHFIYAIAGDGCLQEGISSEASSMAGHQKLGNLVLLWDDNHISIEGDTETAVSEDTCKRYEAYGWHVQRVAPKPDGDLDHEAIYNAIEAAKKVTDKPSFIAMRSIIAWPAPNAQNTEAAHGSALGDDEVAATKRVLGFDPEKKFDVSDEVIGHTRKARDRGAEAKAAWEKSFQEWRTANPERAAEFDRINAGELPADWEKSIPVFETGKAVATRAASGKVLQALGPVVPELWGGSADLAGSNNTTIDKTSSFLPAGNPLPEADPYGRTIHFGIREHSMAAEMNGIALHGHTRIYGGTFLVFSDYMRNAVRLSALMHLPVTYVWTHDSIGLGEDGPTHQPVEHLASLRAIPGLHVVRPADANETAIAWREILKRGKKDYGKSAPHGLSLTRQGVPTYEPNEDTVKGGYVLVEASKATPDLILIATGSEVQLAVEAREQLESEGVATRVVSMPCVEWFEEQEQGYRESVLPPAVKARVSVEAGIGLTWHKYVGDAGRIVSLEHFGASADGKVLFKEFGFTAENVVAKARESLAAAQR from the coding sequence GTGAGTACCAAGCCGACCACCACAGACCTCGAGTGGACCGATGTGGACCAGCGGGCCGTGGACACCGCCCGGGTCCTGGCCGCCGATGCCGTACAGAAGGTCGGTAACGGCCATCCCGGTACGGCGATGAGCCTGGCCCCGGTCGCGTACACCCTCTTCCAGAAGGTGATGCGACACGACCCGGCGGACGCCGACTGGGTCGGGCGCGACCGTTTCGTGCTGTCCGCGGGCCACTCGTCCCTGACCCTCTACATCCAGCTGTACCTGGCCGGTTTCGGCCTGGAGCTGGACGACCTGAAGGCGTTCCGCACCTGGGGCTCCAAGACCCCCGGACACCCGGAGTACGGCCACACCACCGGCGTGGAGACGACGACCGGCCCGCTGGGCCAGGGCGTCGCCAACGCGGTGGGCATGGCGATGGCCGCCCGCTACGAGCGCGGCCTGTTCGACCCGGAGGCCGCCGCGGGCACCTCCCCGTTCGACCACTTCATCTACGCCATCGCCGGTGACGGCTGCCTCCAGGAGGGCATCTCCTCCGAGGCGTCGTCGATGGCCGGGCACCAGAAGCTCGGCAACCTGGTCCTGCTGTGGGACGACAACCACATCTCGATCGAGGGCGACACCGAGACGGCCGTCTCCGAGGACACCTGCAAGCGCTACGAGGCGTACGGCTGGCACGTGCAGCGGGTCGCCCCGAAGCCGGACGGCGACCTGGACCACGAGGCGATCTACAACGCCATCGAGGCGGCCAAGAAGGTCACGGACAAGCCGTCCTTCATCGCCATGCGCTCGATCATCGCCTGGCCCGCGCCGAACGCGCAGAACACCGAGGCCGCCCACGGCTCGGCGCTCGGCGACGACGAGGTGGCCGCCACCAAGCGCGTCCTCGGCTTCGACCCGGAGAAGAAGTTCGACGTCTCCGACGAGGTCATCGGCCACACCCGCAAGGCCCGCGACCGCGGCGCCGAAGCCAAGGCCGCGTGGGAGAAGTCGTTCCAGGAGTGGCGCACCGCCAACCCGGAGCGCGCCGCCGAGTTCGACCGCATCAACGCGGGCGAGCTGCCGGCCGACTGGGAGAAGAGCATCCCGGTCTTCGAGACGGGCAAGGCCGTCGCCACCCGCGCCGCGTCCGGCAAGGTCCTCCAGGCCCTCGGCCCGGTCGTCCCCGAGCTGTGGGGCGGCTCCGCCGACCTCGCCGGCTCGAACAACACGACGATCGACAAGACGTCGTCCTTCCTCCCGGCGGGCAACCCGCTGCCGGAGGCGGACCCGTACGGCCGCACGATCCACTTCGGTATCCGCGAGCACTCCATGGCCGCGGAGATGAACGGCATCGCGCTGCACGGCCACACCCGCATCTACGGCGGCACCTTCCTGGTGTTCTCCGACTACATGCGCAACGCCGTCCGGCTCTCGGCCCTGATGCACCTGCCGGTCACGTACGTGTGGACGCACGACTCCATCGGCCTCGGCGAGGACGGCCCGACCCACCAGCCGGTCGAGCACCTGGCCTCGCTGCGGGCGATCCCCGGGCTGCACGTGGTCCGCCCCGCGGACGCCAACGAGACGGCCATCGCCTGGCGCGAGATCCTCAAGCGCGGCAAGAAGGACTACGGCAAGAGCGCCCCGCACGGCCTGTCGCTGACCCGTCAGGGCGTGCCGACGTACGAGCCGAACGAGGACACCGTCAAGGGCGGCTACGTGCTCGTCGAGGCGTCCAAGGCGACGCCGGACCTGATTCTGATCGCCACCGGTTCCGAGGTGCAGCTGGCCGTCGAGGCCCGCGAGCAGCTGGAGTCCGAGGGTGTCGCCACGCGCGTGGTGTCGATGCCGTGCGTCGAGTGGTTCGAGGAGCAGGAGCAGGGGTACCGGGAGAGCGTCCTGCCGCCCGCGGTGAAGGCCCGGGTGTCGGTCGAGGCCGGTATCGGTCTGACGTGGCACAAGTACGTGGGTGACGCGGGCCGCATCGTCTCGCTGGAGCACTTCGGTGCCTCCGCCGACGGCAAGGTCCTCTTCAAGGAGTTCGGTTTCACCGCCGAGAACGTGGTGGCCAAGGCGCGGGAATCCCTCGCGGCGGCCCAGCGCTGA
- the zwf gene encoding glucose-6-phosphate dehydrogenase encodes MTAHGANRNPLRDAADRRLPRIAGPSGLVIFGVTGDLSRKKLMPAVYDLANRGLLPPGFSLIGFARREWQDEDFAQEVHDAVKQHARTPFREEVWQQLIQGMRFVQGNFDDDDAFENLKATINDLDKSQGTGGNFAFYLSVPPKFFPQVVQQLKKHGLADAPEGSWRRAVIEKPFGHDLASAQDLNAIVHEVFDPDQVFRIDHYLGKETVQNILALRFANQMFEPIWNRSYVDHVQITMAEDIGIGGRAGYYDGIGAARDVIQNHLLQLMALTAMEEPASFDADALVAEKAKVLGAIRLPKDLGKDTVRGQYAAGWQGGEKAVGYLQEDGIDPKSKTDTYAAVKLEVDNRRWAGVPFYLRTGKRLGRRVTEIAVVFQRAPHSPFDHTATEELGQNAIVIRVQPDEGITVRFGSKVPGTSMEIRDVSMDFAYGESFTESSPEAYERLILDVLLGDSNLFPRTEEVELSWNILDPIEQYWDTHGKPAQYPSGTWGPAEADEMLARDGRSWRRP; translated from the coding sequence TTGACCGCACACGGAGCGAACCGCAATCCGCTCCGTGACGCCGCAGACCGACGGCTCCCGCGCATCGCGGGGCCGTCGGGTCTGGTCATCTTCGGCGTTACGGGTGATTTGTCACGTAAAAAGCTGATGCCTGCCGTTTATGACCTCGCCAACCGGGGTCTGCTCCCCCCGGGCTTCTCGCTGATCGGGTTCGCCCGCCGCGAGTGGCAGGACGAGGACTTCGCGCAGGAAGTGCACGACGCGGTCAAGCAGCACGCCCGTACGCCGTTCCGCGAAGAGGTCTGGCAGCAGCTCATCCAGGGCATGCGCTTCGTCCAGGGCAACTTCGACGACGACGACGCCTTCGAGAACCTCAAGGCGACGATCAACGACCTCGACAAGTCGCAGGGCACGGGCGGGAACTTCGCGTTCTACCTCTCCGTACCGCCCAAGTTCTTCCCGCAGGTAGTACAGCAGCTCAAGAAGCACGGCCTCGCGGACGCGCCCGAGGGCTCGTGGCGGCGGGCCGTCATCGAGAAGCCCTTCGGCCACGACCTCGCGTCCGCCCAGGACCTGAACGCGATCGTGCACGAGGTGTTCGACCCGGACCAGGTGTTCCGGATCGACCACTACCTCGGCAAGGAGACCGTCCAGAACATCCTGGCGCTGCGCTTCGCCAACCAGATGTTCGAGCCGATCTGGAACCGGTCGTACGTGGACCACGTGCAGATCACCATGGCCGAGGACATCGGCATCGGCGGCCGCGCGGGCTACTACGACGGCATCGGCGCAGCCCGTGACGTCATCCAGAACCACCTGCTCCAGCTGATGGCCCTGACCGCCATGGAGGAGCCCGCCTCCTTCGACGCGGACGCGCTCGTCGCCGAGAAGGCCAAGGTGCTCGGCGCGATCAGGCTGCCGAAGGACCTCGGCAAGGACACGGTGCGCGGCCAGTACGCGGCCGGGTGGCAGGGCGGCGAGAAGGCCGTCGGCTATCTCCAGGAAGACGGCATCGACCCGAAGTCGAAGACCGACACCTACGCGGCCGTGAAGCTGGAGGTGGACAACCGCCGCTGGGCGGGCGTCCCGTTCTACCTGCGCACGGGCAAGCGGCTCGGCCGGCGCGTCACCGAGATCGCCGTCGTCTTCCAGCGCGCACCGCACTCCCCCTTCGACCACACGGCGACGGAGGAGCTGGGCCAGAACGCGATCGTGATCCGCGTCCAGCCGGACGAGGGCATCACGGTCCGCTTCGGCTCCAAGGTGCCGGGCACGTCGATGGAGATCCGGGACGTCTCGATGGACTTCGCCTACGGCGAGTCGTTCACCGAGTCGAGCCCGGAGGCGTACGAGCGGCTGATCCTGGACGTCCTGCTGGGCGACTCGAACCTCTTCCCCCGTACGGAGGAGGTCGAGCTGTCCTGGAACATCCTCGACCCGATCGAGCAGTACTGGGACACGCACGGCAAGCCCGCGCAGTACCCGTCCGGCACGTGGGGGCCCGCCGAGGCGGACGAAATGCTCGCACGAGACGGACGGAGCTGGCGGCGCCCATGA
- the opcA gene encoding glucose-6-phosphate dehydrogenase assembly protein OpcA yields MKIDLTDTTSSKINKALVQGRRAIGTPAVGMVLTLVIVTDEENAYDALRAANDASREHPSRTLVVIKRVSRSPRDRTKSRLDAEVRVGAEAGTGETVMLRLYGEVVNHAQSVVLPLLLPDAPTVVWWPVDAPLDPANDPLGALAQRRVTDTYAAEQPVHELEARAASYSPGDTDLSWTRITPWRSMLAAALDQVTTDVTSVEVEGEEFNPSCELLAMWLADRLDVPVKRTLSAGPGLTGVRLDSTHGPIVLDRADGTLATLSIQGQPDRAVALKRRETSELIAEELRRLDPDDTYAAALRFGVDRLGEPADQKTVPAEPAPAEKETEAEARPAPAKKAVAKKAPAKKTAAKKTAAKKAPAKKAPAKKAASK; encoded by the coding sequence ATGAAGATCGACCTGACGGACACCACCTCCAGCAAGATCAACAAAGCCCTGGTGCAGGGGCGCCGCGCCATCGGCACCCCGGCCGTCGGCATGGTGCTCACCCTCGTCATCGTCACCGACGAGGAGAACGCCTACGACGCCCTGAGGGCGGCCAACGACGCCTCGCGCGAGCACCCTTCGCGCACCCTCGTGGTGATCAAGCGCGTCTCCCGCTCCCCGCGCGACCGCACGAAGTCGCGGCTCGACGCCGAGGTGCGGGTCGGCGCGGAGGCGGGCACCGGCGAGACCGTGATGCTCCGGCTGTACGGCGAGGTCGTGAACCACGCCCAGTCGGTCGTCCTGCCGCTGCTCCTCCCCGACGCCCCCACGGTCGTCTGGTGGCCCGTGGACGCCCCGCTGGACCCCGCGAACGACCCGCTGGGCGCCCTGGCCCAGCGGCGCGTCACGGACACGTACGCGGCCGAGCAGCCGGTCCACGAGCTGGAGGCCCGCGCGGCGTCCTACTCCCCCGGCGACACCGACCTGTCCTGGACCCGGATCACGCCGTGGCGCTCCATGCTCGCGGCGGCCCTCGACCAGGTCACGACGGACGTCACGTCGGTCGAGGTCGAGGGCGAGGAGTTCAACCCGAGCTGCGAGCTGCTGGCCATGTGGCTCGCGGACCGGCTGGACGTCCCCGTCAAGCGCACCCTCTCGGCGGGCCCCGGCCTGACCGGCGTGCGGCTCGACTCCACGCACGGCCCGATCGTCCTCGACCGGGCCGACGGCACGCTGGCGACGCTCTCCATCCAGGGGCAGCCGGACCGCGCGGTCGCGCTCAAGCGGCGCGAGACGTCCGAGCTGATCGCGGAGGAGCTGCGCCGGCTGGACCCGGACGACACCTACGCGGCCGCCCTGCGGTTCGGCGTGGACCGGCTCGGCGAACCGGCGGACCAGAAGACGGTTCCCGCGGAGCCCGCGCCGGCCGAGAAGGAGACCGAGGCGGAGGCCCGGCCCGCGCCGGCGAAGAAGGCCGTCGCGAAGAAGGCTCCCGCCAAGAAGACGGCGGCCAAGAAAACAGCAGCCAAGAAGGCCCCTGCCAAAAAGGCTCCGGCCAAGAAAGCGGCAAGCAAGTGA
- the pgl gene encoding 6-phosphogluconolactonase, with amino-acid sequence MSAAPQLVVHRDKELMAQAAAARLITRIVDAQAARGTASVVLTGGRNGNGLLAALSSSPARNAIDWGRLDLWWGDERFLPDGDPERNYTQAKEALLDAVPLDPARVHAMPASDGPHGDDADTAAEAYAAELAAAAGPEDHGDVPTFDVLMLGVGPDTHVASLFPELPAVRETERTVVGVHGAPKPPPTRVSLTLPAIRAAREVWLLAAGEDKAEAAAIALSGAGEVQAPAAGAYGRSRTLWLLDATAASQLPPELYPPAVS; translated from the coding sequence GTGAGTGCAGCACCCCAACTGGTCGTCCATCGCGACAAGGAGCTGATGGCGCAGGCGGCCGCGGCCCGGCTGATCACCAGGATCGTCGACGCCCAGGCCGCCCGCGGCACCGCCTCCGTCGTCCTGACGGGCGGCCGCAACGGCAACGGCCTGCTGGCCGCGCTGAGTTCGTCCCCGGCCAGGAACGCGATCGACTGGGGCCGCCTCGACCTGTGGTGGGGCGACGAGCGGTTCCTGCCGGACGGCGACCCCGAGCGCAACTACACGCAGGCCAAGGAAGCGCTGCTCGACGCCGTTCCGCTCGACCCCGCGCGCGTGCACGCCATGCCCGCGTCGGACGGGCCCCACGGGGACGACGCGGACACGGCCGCCGAGGCGTACGCGGCCGAACTGGCCGCCGCTGCCGGGCCCGAGGACCACGGGGACGTCCCCACCTTCGACGTCCTGATGCTGGGCGTCGGCCCGGACACGCACGTCGCGTCGCTCTTCCCCGAGCTGCCGGCGGTCCGCGAGACGGAGCGCACGGTCGTCGGTGTGCACGGCGCCCCGAAGCCCCCTCCCACGCGCGTGTCGCTCACGCTCCCGGCGATCCGGGCCGCGCGCGAGGTGTGGCTGCTCGCGGCGGGCGAGGACAAGGCCGAGGCAGCGGCGATCGCCCTGTCGGGCGCGGGAGAGGTCCAGGCCCCGGCGGCGGGCGCCTACGGCCGCTCGCGCACGCTGTGGCTGCTCGACGCGACCGCCGCCTCGCAGCTTCCTCCGGAGCTGTATCCGCCGGCGGTGTCCTGA
- a CDS encoding MarR family winged helix-turn-helix transcriptional regulator, which translates to MTDDVMAAVVQQWRGVHPDLDTGPMELIGRINRCAALLQQAESAALRDAGLSRAEFDLLGALRRTGGDLTPGELARETFSSGAAVTKRLRGLTERGLVERRTDDRDRRVSHARLTGPGRDVLDTVLPEQLAFERTLLAGLAPDRSAELAGRLGELLAQLEGRWKVRGF; encoded by the coding sequence ATGACCGACGACGTCATGGCCGCCGTGGTCCAGCAGTGGCGCGGCGTCCACCCGGACCTCGACACGGGCCCCATGGAGCTGATCGGCCGGATCAACCGCTGCGCCGCCCTCCTCCAGCAGGCGGAGAGCGCGGCCCTGCGCGACGCGGGGCTGTCCCGCGCCGAGTTCGACCTGCTGGGCGCGCTGCGCCGGACCGGCGGTGATCTCACCCCCGGGGAACTGGCCCGGGAGACGTTCTCCTCCGGCGCCGCGGTCACCAAGCGGCTGCGCGGGCTCACCGAACGCGGACTCGTCGAGCGGCGCACCGACGACCGGGACCGCCGGGTGTCCCACGCGCGCCTCACCGGGCCGGGCCGGGACGTCCTCGACACCGTGCTGCCCGAGCAACTGGCCTTCGAACGCACCCTGCTCGCGGGCCTGGCCCCGGACCGGAGCGCGGAACTCGCCGGACGGCTGGGTGAGTTGCTGGCCCAGCTGGAGGGGCGCTGGAAAGTGCGCGGCTTCTGA
- a CDS encoding FUSC family protein — protein MSNAASATRQPPVRRLPLTGVLRINRPSDIWFKPATSVAVAAALVLVPLLVAGRSELAMYAMAGGFCALYGHQLPYSARVRATAWVVVGMTAGMAVALVCASLVDSVAALIAIAAVLAGVQKAVCDATRIGPPGHVIPVFVVSGTLFAPQELHEVPFHVLLTFGAGIVGACVALAPALVRREGPERRATARALEASAACLAADDAARRARARHAAAAAVQGAWQSLLAAGERTPARRTLEHLVLHAEAALAGTPRAGDSDQLLGWARQVRGRGALPEVELPEGGGDELLGIDAERAGRRAQGRKRLVSLLLRPGSAVLPIAARCAVGCAAAGYVSLALGVGHPYWAIVSAAAIYQANVTLTWHRVLQRLLGNVLGVLVFLALVPLARTSVVVLAVLCVVLSFCNEMLISRNYWLGSVSVTPMALLIIEFAHVGPVSELVTDRVLDTLAGVVVGLAAAILITNRRIGGRMEQALAATERATAGADSALAVPAGSAADLAVARRRLTTSLVELRDAADTAAGEWWQRALPEEQLMRTEQRAHRTLAATVRRQGLVRDEPLVGAGEQRA, from the coding sequence ATGAGCAATGCCGCGTCCGCCACCAGACAGCCCCCCGTCCGAAGACTTCCGCTGACCGGCGTGCTCCGCATCAACCGGCCGTCCGACATCTGGTTCAAGCCCGCGACCAGCGTCGCCGTGGCGGCCGCCCTCGTCCTCGTGCCACTGCTCGTCGCGGGCCGCAGCGAGCTGGCGATGTACGCCATGGCCGGTGGGTTCTGCGCGCTCTACGGGCATCAGTTGCCCTACAGCGCACGCGTCCGGGCCACCGCCTGGGTCGTCGTCGGCATGACCGCGGGCATGGCCGTCGCCCTGGTCTGCGCCTCGCTCGTCGACAGCGTCGCCGCGCTGATCGCGATCGCCGCCGTGCTCGCCGGCGTGCAGAAGGCCGTCTGCGACGCCACCCGCATCGGCCCGCCCGGCCATGTGATCCCCGTCTTCGTCGTGTCGGGCACCCTGTTCGCCCCGCAGGAGCTGCACGAGGTCCCCTTCCACGTCCTGCTGACCTTCGGCGCGGGCATCGTCGGCGCGTGCGTCGCCCTGGCCCCGGCCCTGGTCCGGCGCGAGGGACCCGAGCGGCGTGCCACCGCGCGGGCCCTGGAGGCCTCGGCGGCCTGTCTCGCCGCCGACGACGCCGCCCGGCGTGCCCGGGCCCGGCACGCCGCCGCGGCGGCCGTACAGGGCGCCTGGCAGTCCCTGCTGGCCGCCGGTGAGCGCACCCCGGCCCGGCGCACCCTGGAACACCTCGTGCTGCACGCCGAAGCCGCGCTGGCCGGCACGCCCCGCGCGGGCGACAGCGACCAGCTGCTCGGCTGGGCCCGCCAGGTGCGCGGCCGCGGCGCCCTGCCCGAGGTGGAGCTGCCCGAGGGCGGCGGCGACGAACTGCTGGGCATCGACGCCGAGCGCGCGGGGCGCCGCGCGCAGGGCCGCAAGCGGCTCGTGTCGCTTCTTTTGCGGCCCGGATCGGCGGTGCTGCCCATCGCCGCACGCTGCGCCGTCGGCTGCGCGGCCGCCGGATACGTGAGCCTGGCGCTCGGCGTGGGCCACCCGTACTGGGCGATCGTCTCGGCCGCCGCGATCTACCAGGCGAACGTCACCCTCACCTGGCACCGCGTGCTCCAGCGGCTGCTCGGCAACGTCCTGGGCGTCCTGGTCTTCCTCGCGCTCGTCCCGCTGGCCCGGACCAGCGTCGTCGTCCTGGCCGTGCTGTGCGTCGTCCTCAGCTTCTGCAACGAGATGCTGATCAGCCGCAACTACTGGCTCGGCTCCGTCTCGGTCACGCCGATGGCGCTGCTGATCATCGAGTTCGCCCATGTCGGGCCCGTCTCGGAGCTCGTCACCGACCGTGTCCTCGACACCCTCGCCGGTGTCGTGGTCGGCCTGGCCGCGGCCATCCTCATCACCAACCGGCGCATCGGCGGCCGGATGGAGCAGGCCCTCGCCGCCACCGAGCGGGCCACCGCGGGCGCCGACAGCGCGCTGGCCGTCCCCGCGGGCTCGGCCGCCGATCTCGCCGTCGCCCGCCGCCGGCTCACCACCAGCCTGGTGGAGCTGAGGGACGCCGCCGACACCGCCGCCGGCGAATGGTGGCAGCGCGCCCTGCCCGAGGAGCAACTGATGCGCACCGAACAGCGGGCCCACCGCACGCTCGCCGCGACCGTACGACGGCAGGGTCTGGTGCGCGACGAACCCCTCGTCGGCGCCGGGGAGCAGCGGGCATGA
- a CDS encoding DUF2087 domain-containing protein, translating to MPRNLTGFFAGGRLTAIPVRPAVRHQLLVHLTDTLFDADRSYSEREVNEALRTVHDDTAALRRYCVIDGLLVREKDGTEYQVAGR from the coding sequence GTGCCGCGCAACCTCACCGGATTCTTCGCGGGCGGCCGGCTGACGGCCATCCCGGTGCGCCCCGCCGTCCGCCACCAGCTCCTCGTCCACCTCACGGACACCCTCTTCGACGCGGACCGCTCCTACAGCGAGCGCGAGGTCAACGAGGCACTGCGCACCGTCCACGACGACACCGCGGCCCTGCGCCGCTACTGCGTCATCGACGGTCTGCTCGTGCGCGAGAAGGACGGAACCGAGTACCAGGTCGCTGGGCGGTAG
- the pgi gene encoding glucose-6-phosphate isomerase: MNASDKQAVLTQTPEWQALAKHREQLGDVQLREVFAADPARGSGYVLQVGDLHVDHSKHLVTDETLRLLRELAEATGVFALRDAMFRGEKINTTEDRAVLHTALRAPRDAVIEVDGENVVPGVHAVLDQMSAFADKVRSGEWTGHTGKRIKNVVNIGIGGSDLGPAMAYEVLRSFTDRDLTVRFVSNVDGADLHEAVRDLDAAETLFIIASKTFTTIETITNATSARNWLLTELRADQEAVAKHFVALSTNSEKVAEFGIDTANMFEFWDWVGGRYSYDSAIGLSLMIAIGPDAFREMLDGFHLVDEHFRTAPAESNVPLLMGLLGIWYGNFHDAQSHAVLPYSHYLSKFTAYLQQLDMESNGKYVQRNGDEVAWQTGPVVWGTPGTNGQHAYYQLIHQGTKLIPADFIGFAEPVADLLPGLVAQHDLLMANFFAQTQALAFGKTPDEVRAEGVAEELVPHKTFKGNHPTTTILAKKLTPSVLGQLVALYEHKVFVQGAVWNIDSFDQWGVELGKVLAKRVEPALIEGADVPGLDESTKALVAKYRELRGR, translated from the coding sequence ATGAACGCGTCCGACAAGCAGGCAGTGCTGACCCAGACCCCCGAGTGGCAGGCGCTCGCCAAGCACCGGGAACAGCTGGGCGACGTACAGCTCCGCGAGGTGTTCGCGGCCGATCCCGCGCGCGGCTCCGGCTATGTGCTCCAGGTCGGCGATCTCCACGTCGACCACTCCAAGCACCTGGTCACGGACGAGACGCTGCGACTGCTGCGCGAGCTGGCCGAGGCGACCGGTGTCTTCGCGCTGCGCGACGCCATGTTCCGCGGCGAGAAGATCAACACGACCGAGGACCGGGCCGTCCTGCACACCGCGCTGCGGGCCCCGCGCGACGCCGTGATCGAGGTCGACGGGGAGAACGTCGTGCCGGGCGTGCACGCCGTCCTCGACCAGATGAGCGCGTTCGCCGACAAGGTCCGTTCCGGCGAGTGGACCGGCCACACCGGCAAGCGCATCAAGAACGTCGTCAACATCGGTATCGGTGGCTCCGACCTCGGACCCGCCATGGCGTACGAGGTGCTGCGCTCCTTCACCGACCGCGACCTCACGGTCCGCTTCGTTTCGAACGTGGACGGGGCCGATCTCCACGAGGCCGTACGCGACTTGGACGCGGCGGAGACGCTGTTCATCATCGCCTCGAAGACGTTCACGACGATCGAGACGATCACCAACGCGACATCCGCCCGCAATTGGCTGCTCACCGAACTGAGGGCCGATCAGGAAGCCGTCGCCAAGCACTTCGTGGCCCTGTCGACCAACAGCGAGAAGGTCGCCGAGTTCGGCATCGACACGGCCAACATGTTCGAGTTCTGGGACTGGGTCGGCGGACGGTACTCGTACGACTCGGCGATCGGCCTCTCGCTGATGATCGCGATCGGCCCGGACGCGTTCCGCGAGATGCTCGACGGGTTCCACCTCGTCGACGAGCACTTCCGCACCGCGCCCGCCGAGTCCAATGTGCCGCTGCTGATGGGCCTGCTGGGCATCTGGTACGGCAACTTCCACGACGCCCAGTCGCACGCCGTTCTGCCCTACAGTCACTACCTGTCGAAATTCACCGCCTACTTGCAGCAGCTCGACATGGAGTCGAACGGCAAGTACGTGCAGCGCAACGGTGACGAGGTGGCCTGGCAGACCGGCCCGGTGGTGTGGGGCACGCCGGGCACGAACGGGCAGCACGCGTACTACCAGTTGATCCACCAGGGTACGAAGCTGATCCCGGCGGACTTCATCGGTTTCGCCGAGCCGGTCGCCGATCTGCTGCCGGGGCTCGTCGCGCAGCACGATCTGCTGATGGCCAACTTCTTCGCGCAGACGCAGGCGCTGGCCTTCGGCAAGACGCCCGACGAGGTGCGCGCCGAGGGGGTGGCCGAGGAGCTGGTGCCGCACAAGACGTTCAAGGGCAACCACCCGACCACGACGATCCTGGCGAAGAAGCTCACTCCGTCGGTGCTCGGCCAGCTCGTCGCTCTCTACGAGCACAAGGTGTTCGTCCAGGGCGCCGTGTGGAACATCGACTCCTTCGACCAGTGGGGCGTCGAACTCGGCAAGGTCCTCGCCAAGCGCGTCGAGCCCGCCCTGATCGAGGGCGCGGACGTGCCCGGGCTCGACGAGTCGACCAAGGCGCTCGTGGCCAAGTACCGGGAGCTGCGAGGCCGTTAA
- a CDS encoding RNA polymerase-binding protein RbpA — translation MASGNAIRGSRVGAGPMGEAERGESAPRLAISFWCSNGHQTQPSFASDAQVPETWDCPRCGFPAGQDRDNPPDPPRTEPYKTHLAYVRERRSDADGEAILAEALAKLRGEI, via the coding sequence GTGGCAAGTGGCAACGCGATCCGAGGAAGTCGGGTCGGGGCGGGGCCGATGGGCGAGGCCGAGCGCGGCGAGTCCGCGCCGCGCCTGGCCATCTCCTTCTGGTGTTCGAACGGGCACCAGACGCAGCCGAGCTTCGCCTCCGACGCGCAGGTGCCGGAGACCTGGGACTGTCCGCGCTGCGGCTTCCCGGCGGGGCAGGACCGGGACAATCCACCGGACCCGCCGCGCACCGAGCCGTACAAGACGCACCTCGCGTACGTACGGGAGCGTCGCAGTGACGCCGACGGCGAGGCCATCCTCGCCGAGGCGCTCGCGAAACTGCGGGGCGAGATCTGA
- the secG gene encoding preprotein translocase subunit SecG: MGFSIALIVFSLLLMLLVLMHKGKGGGLSDMFGGGMQSSVGGSSVAERNLDRITVVIGLLWFACIVVLGILMKINN, encoded by the coding sequence ATGGGGTTCTCGATCGCCCTGATCGTCTTCAGCCTGCTGCTGATGCTCCTGGTGCTCATGCACAAGGGAAAGGGTGGCGGCCTCTCCGACATGTTCGGTGGCGGCATGCAGTCCTCCGTCGGTGGCTCCTCGGTCGCCGAGCGCAACCTGGACCGGATCACCGTCGTGATCGGTCTGCTCTGGTTCGCGTGCATCGTCGTGCTCGGCATTCTCATGAAGATCAACAACTGA